One window of the Trifolium pratense cultivar HEN17-A07 linkage group LG2, ARS_RC_1.1, whole genome shotgun sequence genome contains the following:
- the LOC123910271 gene encoding pentatricopeptide repeat-containing protein At1g62590-like, with amino-acid sequence MSSLFMRLTRFPSKPFFPFTLRLFSHSHNVNDAIYSFNRMLQMRNTPSIIEFTKILCSLVKMKNNYSTVISLSQQMEFHGIRSDIFTITILINCYCHIGQMTYAFSLLGKILKMGYQPNIVTLTTLIKGLCLNNEIQKALYFHDDLIAKGFQLNHVSYGTLINGLCKMGHTTPALQLLRRLEKGSVKPDLVIYSTIIDSMCKDKLVDDACQLFSEMVIKGISPTVVTYSALIYGFCIVNKLKEAIVLLNEMVSKNINPDVYTFNILIDAFCKEGKMKEAKRILAVMMKQRMKPNVVTYSTLMDGFCLRNEVSKAKYIFNTMVQRGMMPNVKSYSIMINGFCKSKMLDEAINLFEEMHFKNIFPDTVTYSTLIDGLCKSGRISYAWELVDEMSDRGQQPDVITYNSFLHTLCRNHHLDKAIALVKKIKDQGIMLDLYTYSILIDGLCKGGRLNDALKVFNDLLAKGYNLNVVIYNTMICGLCNEGLFDEALDLLSKMEDKGCFPDAVTFEIMICALFESGENDKAEKLLREVIARGLL; translated from the coding sequence ATGTCATCACTGTTTATGAGATTAACAAGGTTTCCTTCAAAACCCTTTTTTCCCTTTACTTTAAGGTTATTCTCTCACTCTCACAATGTTAATGATGCTATTTACTCATTCAATCGAATGCTACAAATGCGTAATACTCCTTCCATTATTGAATTTACCAAGATTTTATGTTCCCTTGTTAAAATGAAGAACAATTACTCAACTGTTATTTCCCTTTCCCAACAAATGGAATTCCATGGAATTAGGTCTGACATTTTCACTATCACCATTTTGATCAATTGTTATTGTCACATTGGTCAAATGACTTATGCATTTTCTCTATTGGGAAAGATTCTTAAGATGGGTTATCAGCCGAATATCGTAACCTTGACAACCCTTATAAAAGGCCTTTGTCTTAATAATGAGATTCAGAAAGCATTGTACTTTCATGATGATCTTATCGCTAAGGGTTTTCAGCTCAACCATGTTAGTTACGGGACATTGATCAATGGCTTGTGTAAAATGGGACATACAACACCTGCCCTCCAACTGTTGAGACGGCTCGAAAAAGGATCAGTCAAGCCTGATTTGGTAATTTACAGTACAATCATTGATAGCATGTGCAAAGATAAGCTTGTAGATGATGCTTGTCAATTATTTTCTGAAATGGTTATCAAGGGTATTTCGCCTACTGTTGTCACTTATAGTGCTCTAATCTATGGTTTTTGTATTgtgaataaattaaaagaagcaATTGTTTTGTTGAACGAAATGGTATCGAAAAACATCAACCCAGATGTTTATACCTTTAATATATTGATCGATGCGTTTTGTAAAgagggaaagatgaaagaaGCTAAAAGAATTTTAGCTGTGATGATGAAACAACGCATGAAACCTAATGTAGTTACTTATAGTACTTTAATGGATGGGTTCTGCCTTCGTAATGAAGTGAGCAAGGCCAAATATATATTCAACACTATGGTCCAAAGGGGAATGATGCCCAATGTTAAGAGCTACAGTATTATGATCAATGGGTTCTGTAAgagtaaaatgttggatgaagCCATCAATCTCTTTGAAGAAATGCATTTCAAAAATATCTTTCCCGATACGGTAACTTACAGCActcttattgatggtttgtgcaaATCAGGGAGAATTTCCTATGCTTGGGAGCTTGTTGATGAGATGAGTGACAGAGGTCAACAACCCGATGTAATCACCTACAATTCCTTCTTGCACACTTTGTGCAGAAATCATCATCTTGACAAGGCAATTGCATTAGTCAAGAAAATTAAAGACCAAGGTATCATGCTAGATTTGTACACGTACAGTATCCTAATTGATGGACTTTGCAAAGGTGGGAGGCTTAATGATGCACTAAAGGTTTTTAATGATCTTTTGGCTAAAGGATACAATCTAAATGTGGTAATTTACAACACTATGATTTGTGGACTTTGTAACGAGGGCTTGTTTGATGAAGCATTAGATTTGTTGTCAAAAATGGAAGATAAGGGTTGCTTTCCCGATGCTGTCACTTTTGAAATAATGATTTGTGCACTCTTTGAAAGCGGTGAGAATGATAAAGCAGAGAAACTTCTACGTGAAGTGATTGCTAGAGGTCTACTTTAA